Proteins from a single region of Psilocybe cubensis strain MGC-MH-2018 chromosome 3, whole genome shotgun sequence:
- a CDS encoding Lipase 4 — MVISTLTSLILIFSLAEKGIAVAPTVQLDNGVFTGTLSGSTHRFLGIPFAKPPVGDLRYRLPQTIPPYAGTYDATNYGPNCIQPAANIPNVTVIAGNDAQNIVNALFGALSQPESEDCLTLNVIRPSTATPSSNLPVLLWIYGGAFQSGSTSVTDGGSVVERSIALGTPVIYISINYRLNGFGFLGGSEVKAAGVGNLGFHDQREAMRWVQTYITQFGGDPTKVTLWGQSAGAISISLQMLVNGGNPSGLFRGAFIQSGGPIPLNDVAASQGSYDALIAATGCSNASDTLACLRTIPLATLKTAINSAGPSSTVVNTFGPGIDGTLITDNPQILVQQGAIANIPFVTGNCDDEGTIFALPVASTVITDANFKAYVKSSYPFLTDAQVDQIATFYTSDITQGSPFNTGILNAITPEYKRLAALSGDAILQAPRRWMLQNTASTNHNIWVYLSKRFKLLPVVGSMHSSDLLNSYGGGEMQNQVIRFANTLNPNGQGLLDFQWPRYDLQSRQMLTYLDGIVPLTISHDTYRQDAMNFLTSLTA; from the exons atGGTTATCTCGACTTTAACTTctctcattctcattttcTCCCTTGCAGAAAAAGGGATTGCCGTAGCGCCTACCGTTCAACTTGATAATGGCGTTTTTACGGGTACGCTATCAGGGTCGACTCATCGATTTCTAGGCATTCCATTTGCCAAACCTCC AGTCGGCGACCTACGTTATCGTCTTCCACAGACTATCCCTCCATATGCTGGAACGTATGATGCAACTAACTATGGACCCAACTGTATTCAGCCAGCGGCCAACATTCCAAACGTTACGGTCATAGCAGGAAATGATGCGCAAAATATTGTCAACGCATTATTTGGTGCATTATCTCAGCCAGAATCCGAAGACT GCCTCACATTGAACGTTATACGTCCGTCTACTGCAACTCCTTCGTCCAACTTACCTGTTCTCTTG TGGATTTACGGAG GGGCATTTCAATCCGGGTCTACCTCTGT CACCGATGGGGGATCCGTTGTGGAGCGATCCATTGCACTAGGGACGCCAGTCATCTACATTAGTATTAACTACAG GCTTAACGGCTTTGGCTTCCTGGGTGGAAGCGAAGTGAAGGCTGCTGGCGTTGGCAACCTCGGTTTTCATGATC AGCGAGAAGCTATGCGATGGGTTCAAACATACATTACTCAGTTTGGTGGGGATCCAACCAAAGTAACTCT GTGGGGACAATCCGCAGGCGCGATATCCATATCACTCCAGATGCTTGTTAATGGAGGGAATCCATCTGGACTATTCCGCGGAGCGTTCATACAGTCTGGAGGGCCTATACCACTGAACGATGTCGCGGCTAGCCAGGGATCATACGATGCCCTGATTGCTGCAACGGGATGCTCAAACGCAAGTGATACTTTAGCGTGTCTGCGCACAATACCCCTTGCAACTCTTAAAACCGCAATTAATAGCGCAGGCCCTTCGTCC ACCGTAGTTAACACGTTTGGACCGGGTATTGATGGTACTCTGATAACAGACAACCCTCAAATCCTTGTACAGCAAGGGGCGATAGCAAACATTCCATTTGTGACGG GAAACTGTGATGATGAAGGGACAATATTTGCATTACCAGTTGCCAGCACCGTGAT CACGGATGCTAATTTTAAAGCATATGTCAAGAGCTCGTACCCTTTCCTCACGGATGCTCAGGTTGACCAGATCGCGACTTTCTACACCTCTGACATAACTCAAGGCTCTCCTTTTAACACGGGGATACTGAATGCTATAACCCCTGAGTACAAGCGGCTTGCCGCATTATCGGGTGATGCAATTCTTCAAGCGCCTCGAAGATGGATGCTGCAGAACACTGCTTCAACTAATCACAATATATGGGTTTACC TCAGCAAACGATTCAAATTGCTGCCCGTGGTTGGATCG ATGCATAGCTCCGATCTGCTAAACTCCTATGGTGGTGGGGAAATGCAGAACCAAGTCATTCGTTTCGCCAATACTCTCAATCCTAACGGACAGGGTCTTCTAGACTTCCAGTGGCCAAGATATGATTTACAATCCCGACAGATGCTGACCTATCTGGATGGGATCGTTCCATTGACCATTTCACATGACACCTACAGACAAGACGCCATGAACTTTTTGACCAGTCTGACTGCATGA